DNA from Clostridia bacterium:
GGCCAAAAACCAACCCTTGACCTTGATTTACGCCGATCTGGATGACTTCAAGGCCTACAACGATCATTACGGATTTCAGCGGGGCGATCAAGCCATCCGCTTCACAGCAGAAGTGATTACTGCTTGTGCGCAAAGGCAAGGGGAAAAGGACATTTTCATAGGGCACATTGGCGGTGATGACTTCGTCATCATCACTGCTTCGGATAAGGTTCAACAGCTCTGCGACGCTATTATTGCTAATTTCGACTCTCGGGTGGAAGAGCTTTACGATGAGGAGGACGCCCGG
Protein-coding regions in this window:
- a CDS encoding diguanylate cyclase; protein product: AKNQPLTLIYADLDDFKAYNDHYGFQRGDQAIRFTAEVITACAQRQGEKDIFIGHIGGDDFVIITASDKVQQLCDAIIANFDSRVEELYDEEDARRGYIKNVDRLGHEVIVPLLSLSLAVVESKGQFRTRLEIAEVAAELKRYAKSRRGSLTVRDRRRTYQLRRSTSK